A portion of the Limosilactobacillus reuteri genome contains these proteins:
- a CDS encoding IS30 family transposase, whose translation MTYTHLTTNELTIIAHSFVQKLKAYRVAQMIKRCAETVYRVYCYLEIGASIADYQDHYMRNKQRCGRKRTQLSLAELTYINDKIAQGWTPDTIIGRAERPISCNRRTLYRMFERGQFGFDVRSLPMRGKRHPNGYVERRGKAGQLGRSIHERAKDFPHYATEFGHLEADTVQGKKHQGAVMTLTERQSKVEIVLNVHEKTADAINQHLSQWLRKFPRHFFKSITFDNGKEFAGWREIANQFDLHTYFAEVGAPNQRGLNENNNGLLRRDGLTKQLDFRNLPDELVTQLMSKRNNLPRKSLGYRTPYEVFMSYVTDEQLFSF comes from the coding sequence ATGACTTACACCCATCTTACCACAAACGAGCTGACAATCATCGCCCATTCTTTCGTGCAAAAGCTTAAAGCGTACCGAGTGGCCCAAATGATCAAACGTTGCGCCGAAACCGTTTATCGCGTTTATTGTTACCTGGAAATCGGTGCCTCAATTGCTGATTATCAAGATCACTATATGCGCAATAAGCAACGTTGTGGCCGAAAACGTACTCAGTTGTCACTGGCTGAACTCACTTATATCAACGACAAAATTGCCCAGGGGTGGACGCCTGATACCATTATTGGGCGCGCTGAGCGCCCAATTAGTTGTAACCGGCGAACTCTTTACCGGATGTTTGAACGTGGCCAGTTCGGCTTCGATGTCCGTTCCTTGCCGATGCGAGGTAAGCGGCACCCGAATGGCTATGTCGAGCGCCGTGGGAAGGCTGGCCAATTGGGGCGAAGTATTCACGAGCGTGCCAAGGACTTTCCGCACTATGCCACTGAATTTGGGCACCTTGAAGCTGATACCGTCCAAGGCAAAAAGCACCAAGGGGCGGTAATGACCCTGACCGAACGCCAATCGAAGGTCGAAATTGTACTCAATGTGCACGAAAAGACGGCTGATGCGATTAACCAACACTTAAGTCAGTGGCTTCGGAAATTCCCGCGGCACTTCTTCAAATCGATTACCTTTGACAACGGAAAAGAATTCGCCGGCTGGCGCGAGATTGCCAATCAATTTGACCTTCACACTTACTTTGCCGAGGTTGGTGCTCCCAATCAACGAGGGCTGAACGAAAACAACAACGGTCTTTTACGCCGGGATGGCTTAACGAAACAGCTAGATTTCCGCAATCTTCCTGATGAATTGGTAACCCAACTGATGAGTAAGCGAAATAACCTGCCCCGTAAATCACTAGGCTATCGAACTCCATATGAAGTATTCATGTCTTACGTCACTGATGAGCAACTATTTTCTTTCTAA
- the rfbB gene encoding dTDP-glucose 4,6-dehydratase: MENFKNIIVTGGAGFIGSNFVHYVVNHHPEVEHITVLDKLTYAGNPANLDGLSKDKVELVVGDICDKDLVDKLVSNADAVVHYAAESHNDNSLIDPTPFIQTNIVGTSVLINACRKYDVRYHHISTDEVYGDLPLREDLPGHGEGKGEKFTPESPYRPSSPYSSSKASSDLLVRAWVRSFGLRATISNCSNNYGPYQHIEKFIPRQITNILSGIRPKLYGSGKNVRDWIHTNDHSRAVWDILTKGKIGETYLIGADGEKNNKEVLEMILELMGQPKDDYDHVKDRPGHDLRYAIDATKLRTELGWEPEFTDFNTGLQHTIDWYTEHQDWWKDEKAAVEAKYAKNGQ; this comes from the coding sequence ATGGAAAATTTTAAGAATATTATTGTTACCGGGGGAGCCGGTTTTATTGGCTCCAACTTTGTTCACTATGTTGTTAACCACCACCCGGAAGTTGAACACATTACGGTTTTAGATAAGCTGACTTATGCTGGTAATCCTGCTAATCTTGATGGCTTGTCAAAGGATAAAGTTGAACTTGTAGTTGGGGATATTTGTGATAAAGACTTAGTTGATAAGCTAGTAAGCAATGCTGATGCAGTTGTGCATTATGCCGCGGAAAGTCATAATGACAACTCCCTGATTGATCCCACCCCATTTATCCAAACTAATATTGTGGGAACTTCGGTTTTGATCAATGCTTGTCGGAAATATGACGTCCGTTACCACCATATTTCAACGGATGAAGTATATGGGGATTTACCATTACGGGAAGATTTACCCGGTCATGGTGAAGGAAAGGGAGAAAAGTTTACTCCTGAATCACCATACCGACCATCCAGTCCTTACTCTTCGTCAAAGGCTAGCTCTGACTTGTTAGTACGGGCCTGGGTCCGGTCATTTGGTTTACGGGCGACGATTTCCAATTGTTCCAATAACTATGGCCCTTACCAACACATTGAAAAGTTCATTCCACGCCAGATTACTAATATCTTGAGCGGGATTCGCCCTAAGCTTTACGGTTCAGGAAAGAATGTGCGGGACTGGATTCACACTAATGATCATTCGCGGGCGGTTTGGGATATTTTGACCAAGGGGAAGATCGGTGAAACTTACCTGATCGGAGCCGATGGTGAAAAGAACAACAAGGAAGTTCTGGAAATGATCTTAGAGTTAATGGGCCAACCTAAAGATGATTATGATCACGTTAAAGATCGTCCAGGACATGATTTGCGTTATGCCATTGATGCCACGAAGCTGCGGACTGAACTTGGTTGGGAGCCCGAATTTACTGACTTTAATACTGGCTTACAACACACGATTGATTGGTATACGGAACACCAAGATTGGTGGAAAGATGAAAAAGCCGCGGTTGAAGCAAAATATGCGAAAAACGGTCAATAA
- the rfbD gene encoding dTDP-4-dehydrorhamnose reductase, with product MTKILITGANGQLGSELRNLLDERGVAYDAFDSKQMDITDQAVVNEKISALKPGVIYHCAAYTAVDNAEDVAKDLNWQVNADGTRNVAKAAKRVGAKVVYISTDYVFDGTNEGEYEVDALTNPRNEYGKAKLAGEKAIQEILTDYYIIRTSWVFGKYGKNFVYTMLRLAKDHDQLTVVNDQFGRPTWTRTLAEFMTYLVNHDQPFGTYQLSNENSCSWYEFATEILKDKDVEVAPVDSSAYPAKAYRPRHSVMSLKKAEDTGFEIIDWQTALNKFMNII from the coding sequence ATGACAAAAATTTTAATTACTGGTGCTAATGGTCAACTTGGCTCCGAATTACGTAATTTATTGGATGAACGCGGGGTTGCATATGACGCCTTTGATTCTAAACAAATGGATATAACTGATCAAGCCGTTGTAAATGAGAAAATTAGTGCCCTTAAGCCAGGAGTGATCTATCATTGTGCCGCTTATACTGCCGTTGATAACGCAGAAGATGTTGCCAAAGACCTCAATTGGCAAGTAAACGCAGATGGTACGCGCAATGTTGCCAAGGCCGCTAAAAGAGTTGGCGCTAAGGTGGTTTACATCAGTACCGATTATGTCTTTGATGGGACCAATGAAGGCGAGTATGAAGTTGATGCGCTCACTAATCCACGAAATGAATATGGTAAAGCTAAACTTGCCGGTGAAAAAGCAATCCAAGAAATCTTAACTGATTACTACATCATTCGGACATCCTGGGTCTTTGGTAAATATGGCAAGAATTTTGTCTACACGATGCTTCGTCTGGCCAAAGACCATGATCAGCTCACCGTCGTTAACGATCAATTTGGCCGCCCAACGTGGACTAGAACCCTAGCAGAATTTATGACTTACTTAGTCAATCATGATCAGCCATTCGGTACCTACCAGCTATCTAATGAAAATAGTTGTTCCTGGTACGAATTCGCTACCGAGATCTTAAAGGATAAAGATGTTGAAGTCGCTCCCGTTGATTCTTCAGCATATCCGGCCAAAGCTTACCGCCCTCGTCATTCAGTTATGAGCTTGAAGAAGGCCGAGGATACTGGATTTGAGATTATAGATTGGCAAACGGCCCTTAATAAATTTATGAATATAATTTAA